A single region of the Brassica rapa cultivar Chiifu-401-42 chromosome A03, CAAS_Brap_v3.01, whole genome shotgun sequence genome encodes:
- the LOC103861292 gene encoding uncharacterized protein LOC103861292, with product MENGSSVQGSRELLLPAETRPCAITINNKPPEFPASRFTFLSIVLWFDQSSRGTALISWSVFFLLVVGAPLISHFLLVCSDCDFHHRRPYDAVVQLSLSLFAGISFVSLSYWSRKFGMRKFLFLDKLWDVSDKVRIEYEAEIQRSTKRLMIFVLPSLTLEAIYRIWWYISGSNQIPYFINPVLSNALACTLQLSSWLYRNAIFITVCILYQITCHLQTLRLNDFARCFSSEIADVGVALAEHQKIRRNLRIVSHRFRRFILSSLVLVTGTQFMALLTTTRASVAVNIYEVGELALCSLCLVTGVFICLRSATKITHKAQSVTSLAAKWNVCATVDSFGHLDCETPTGSMVESHSTPLHLDTTSDDEEGEGDDDLANTKIHPSYANTISYQKRQALVTYLENNKAGITVYGFLVDRSWLHTIFGVELALLLWLLNKTIVNLP from the exons ATGGAGAACGGATCATCGGTTCAAGGATCTCGGGAGCTTCTACTCCCGGCGGAGACGCGACCATGCGCGATCACGATCAACAACAAACCGCCGGAGTTTCCAGCATCACGATTCACCTTCCTGAGCATCGTGCTCTGGTTCGACCAGTCGAGCCGCGGCACAGCTCTGATCTCGTGGTCCGTTTTCTTCCTTCTAGTCGTCGGCGCTCCGTTGATCTCCCACTTCCTCCTCGTCTGCTCCGACTGCGATTTCCACCACCGACGACCGTACGACGCCGTGGTACAGCTGTCGCTTTCGCTTTTTGCGGGAATCTCGTTCGTTAGTCTCTCCTACTGGTCGAGGAAGTTCGGGATGCGGAAGTTTCTGTTTCTTGATAAGCTATGGGATGTGAGCGACAAGGTTAGGATCGAATACGAAGCCGAGATTCAG CGATCAACGAAACGCCTAATGATCTTCGTCCTCCCATCACTAACACTCGAAGCCATCTACAGAATCTGGTGGTACATCTCCGGCTCTAACCAGATCCCTTACTTCATCAACCCTGTTCTAAGCAACGCTCTCGCATGCACTCTCCAGCTCTCTTCTTGGCTTTACCGTAACGCCATCTTCATCACCGTCTGCATCCTCTACCAAATCACTTGTCATCTCCAGACTCTTCGTCTCAATGACTTCGCACGCTGCTTCTCCTCTGAGATCGCTGACGTTGGCGTAGCTCTCGCCGAGCATCAAAAGATCCGTCGTAATTTGAGGATCGTTAGTCATCGTTTCAGGAGATTCATTCTCTCGTCTTTGGTTCTTGTTACCGGTACTCAGTTCATGGCGTTGCTTACCACCACGAGGGCTAGTGTTGCAGTTAATATCTATGAAGTTGGCGAGCTTGCG TTATGTTCGTTGTGTTTGGTTACAGGAGTATTCATATGTTTGAGAAGTGCAACGAAAATAACTCACAAAGCTCAATCTGTAACCAGCCTTGCAGCTAAATGGAACGTGTGCGCCACGGTAGACTCGTTCGGTCATCTTGATTGCGAAACTCCTACAGGTTCAATGGTTGAGTCCCACAGTACACCATTGCATCTTGATACAACATCtgatgatgaagaaggagaaggagacgATGATCTTGCTAATACCAAGATTCATCCCAGCTACGCCAATACAATTTCTTATCAAAAACGTCAAGCCCTAG TGACATATCTAGAGAACAACAAAGCTGGGATCACAGTGTATGGATTCCTTGTGGATAGATCATGGTTACATACGATTTTCGGCGTTGAACTTGCTCTTCTTCTATGGTTACTCAATAAAACAATCG TGAACCTACCATGA
- the LOC103861291 gene encoding E3 ubiquitin-protein ligase APD1-like: MSELERGTSQMTTTETHRTTTFLDLLRRQMSGVDRTRRKRTLKERLRFKCIGCCGPIRRLHQPNNTLHSPTTSSEDELETRFAPGSGSGMNLATALEAERYNRGDQTEVDMTPTRVSLMRLLDETAERAVDDGGETEILTALTGNDTVCCVCMGRKRGAAFIPCGHTFCRVCSRELWLNRGSCPLCNRPIVEILDIF; this comes from the coding sequence ATGAGTGAACTCGAACGCGGAACGAGTCAGATGACGACAACAGAGACACACCGCACGACGACGTTTCTTGACTTGCTCCGACGCCAGATGAGCGGTGTGGATCGCACAAGGAGGAAGCGGACTCTCAAAGAACGGTTGAGATTCAAATGCATCGGATGCTGTGGGCCCATTAGGCGTCTCCATCAGCCCAACAATACTCTCCACAGTCCAACAACCTCAAGCGAAGACGAACTCGAAACCCGATTCGCTcccgggtcgggttcgggtatgaACCTCGCGACGGCGTTAGAGGCGGAGAGATATAACCGGGGAGATCAGACGGAGGTCGACATGACGCCGACGAGAGTGTCGCTGATGAGATTGCTGGATGAGACGGCGGAGAGAGCCGTTGATGACGGAGGAGAGACGGAGATATTGACGGCGTTAACGGGGAATGATACGGTGTGCTGCGTGTGTATGGGAAGAAAGAGAGGCGCTGCGTTTATCCCATGTGGACACACTTTTTGCAGAGTTTGCTCCAGAGAGCTGTGGCTGAACCGGGGCTCGTGTCCTCTTTGCAACCGTCCGATCGTCGAGATCCTTGACATATTCTGA